A genomic segment from Leptolyngbya boryana PCC 6306 encodes:
- a CDS encoding manganese catalase, protein MFLHTKRLQYFTPPSKPDPIYAKKLQELIGGSMGEMTVMMQYLFQGWNCRGPAKYRDLLLDTGTEEIGHVEMLATMVAHLLDKAPVEMQEEGAKDPVVGAVMGGTNPRDVIAAAMNPQHEIVSGQGAMPADSVGFPWNGRFIVASGNLLADFRSNLHAESQGLMQAVRLYEMTDDPGVRDHLSFMIARDTMHQNQWLAAIEELQSDGFEETVTPKIAHEYGKKEYAYQFWNNSEGQESAEGRWAKGQSIDGKGQFEYVANPQAVGPIPEPPQPDPKLHATPATPAMQKTSDNGAKNFVDSAVDTVKQITK, encoded by the coding sequence ATGTTTCTACACACGAAGCGTTTACAGTACTTTACTCCTCCCTCTAAGCCCGACCCAATCTACGCCAAAAAGCTACAAGAATTAATTGGCGGTTCGATGGGTGAAATGACCGTAATGATGCAGTACTTATTCCAAGGCTGGAACTGTCGCGGTCCTGCAAAATATCGCGACCTATTGCTAGATACGGGAACCGAAGAAATTGGTCACGTTGAAATGCTCGCAACAATGGTGGCTCATCTTCTCGATAAAGCACCTGTAGAAATGCAGGAAGAAGGCGCAAAAGATCCAGTTGTCGGTGCAGTCATGGGCGGAACCAATCCCCGCGATGTAATTGCAGCAGCGATGAATCCTCAGCACGAAATTGTGTCTGGACAAGGTGCAATGCCCGCCGATAGTGTCGGCTTCCCTTGGAACGGTCGCTTTATTGTTGCCAGTGGAAACTTGCTGGCAGATTTTCGCTCGAACCTGCACGCAGAATCACAAGGTCTAATGCAGGCGGTTCGGTTATACGAAATGACCGACGATCCAGGTGTGAGAGACCACTTGAGCTTTATGATTGCACGGGATACGATGCATCAGAATCAATGGTTAGCCGCGATCGAAGAATTACAGAGCGACGGATTTGAAGAGACGGTCACTCCCAAGATTGCCCACGAATATGGCAAGAAAGAGTACGCTTATCAATTCTGGAACAATTCCGAAGGTCAAGAAAGTGCTGAAGGTCGATGGGCAAAAGGACAATCGATCGATGGTAAAGGTCAGTTTGAGTATGTAGCTAACCCCCAAGCCGTTGGTCCAATCCCAGAACCACCGCAACCCGATCCAAAACTACATGCCACTCCCGCGACTCCTGCCATGCAGAAGACCAGCGATAACGGTGCAAAAAACTTTGTCGATAGCGCAGTCGATACAGTCAAACAGATTACGAAGTAA
- a CDS encoding phycobilisome linker polypeptide, with the protein MAITTAAARLGISSLDDAKVELRPYATQDEIEGVILAVYQQVLGNPHLLKSERLTISESLLRNRQITVQEFVRQVAKSDLYKEKFFYNCFQSRTIELNFKHLLGRAPYDQSEITEHLDLYQSKGFEADIDSYIDSDEYQSSFGENIVPYYRDFTTTGVGQRTVGFPRLLQLYRGYANSDNATLTGSAPRLAKNIAQKSAPTIIPSSAPGFAFLSAQKGDATASAFGGSKAHGSGQFYRVEVAGIRGGGYPKVRRVNKVVVIPYEELSAHMQRVQRQGGKIASITPL; encoded by the coding sequence GTGGCTATTACAACAGCAGCAGCTCGCTTGGGTATCTCCAGTTTGGATGATGCCAAAGTCGAATTGCGTCCTTATGCGACTCAGGACGAGATCGAAGGCGTGATTCTTGCGGTTTATCAGCAAGTTTTGGGAAATCCTCATCTCTTAAAGTCTGAGCGCCTGACCATTTCAGAGTCTTTGCTCCGCAACCGTCAGATCACCGTGCAAGAGTTTGTGCGCCAAGTTGCTAAATCAGACTTGTACAAGGAGAAATTCTTTTACAACTGCTTCCAAAGCCGGACGATCGAGTTGAACTTTAAGCACCTGTTGGGTCGTGCGCCTTACGATCAGTCTGAGATCACTGAGCATCTAGATCTGTATCAGTCCAAGGGATTTGAAGCAGACATTGATTCTTACATTGATTCGGATGAGTATCAATCCAGCTTTGGCGAAAACATTGTGCCTTACTATCGGGATTTCACGACGACTGGCGTTGGTCAACGCACGGTTGGATTCCCTCGCTTGCTGCAACTGTATCGCGGCTATGCCAATAGTGATAATGCAACTCTGACCGGCAGTGCACCTCGCTTAGCGAAGAATATTGCTCAGAAATCTGCTCCGACGATTATTCCGTCTTCAGCACCGGGCTTTGCGTTCTTGTCTGCTCAGAAAGGAGATGCGACGGCGAGTGCATTTGGTGGCTCCAAGGCGCACGGATCGGGGCAATTCTACCGGGTGGAAGTGGCTGGTATTCGCGGTGGCGGTTATCCAAAAGTTCGCCGGGTGAATAAGGTTGTGGTGATTCCTTATGAGGAACTGTCGGCACATATGCAGCGAGTTCAGCGTCAGGGCGGTAAAATCGCGAGCATTACTCCGCTATAG
- a CDS encoding phycobilisome linker polypeptide: protein MPGLQEAARLGITPFEEAKPVELRANWTQDEVQAVIRAAYRQVLGNEHLMQSERLVAAESQLVQGVISVRDFVRAIATSDLYREKFLYPNFHVRFIELNYKHFLGRAPYEQAEISYHLDLFLNEGYEAEINSYLDSVEYQSSFGENIVPYHRDFQVDHPGSRAIGFSRLLHLYRGYANSDRSQGQKQPRLTWEVAKNLATPISAPSATALSGALGGNRGDVYRLRVLRSASPNSAVVRQATTEVLVSYDQLSSKLQQLNRSGSRVVSVTPV from the coding sequence ATGCCTGGTTTACAAGAAGCTGCACGGTTAGGGATTACGCCTTTTGAAGAAGCAAAGCCCGTTGAACTCCGTGCGAATTGGACTCAAGATGAAGTGCAGGCCGTGATTCGAGCAGCATATCGGCAAGTGCTTGGCAACGAGCATCTGATGCAAAGCGAACGGTTGGTTGCAGCAGAATCGCAGCTCGTTCAGGGTGTGATTTCGGTGCGGGACTTTGTGCGGGCGATCGCAACGTCTGATCTCTATCGCGAGAAGTTTTTGTATCCGAACTTCCATGTGCGCTTTATCGAGCTGAACTATAAGCATTTCCTAGGACGTGCACCTTACGAGCAGGCTGAGATTTCCTACCATTTGGACTTGTTCCTGAATGAAGGCTACGAAGCTGAAATCAACTCTTATCTGGATTCAGTTGAGTATCAAAGCAGCTTCGGCGAAAACATTGTTCCTTACCATCGCGATTTCCAAGTCGATCACCCTGGCTCACGGGCGATCGGCTTTAGTCGTTTATTGCATCTCTATCGCGGATATGCAAATAGCGATCGCTCTCAGGGACAAAAACAGCCTCGTTTAACCTGGGAAGTTGCGAAGAACCTAGCAACCCCGATCTCTGCTCCTTCGGCAACTGCACTTTCAGGTGCGTTAGGTGGCAACCGTGGTGATGTCTATCGTCTGCGGGTGTTGCGCTCTGCATCTCCAAACTCAGCCGTTGTGCGGCAGGCAACCACGGAAGTGCTTGTTTCTTATGATCAACTGTCCTCGAAACTTCAACAGTTGAATCGTTCGGGCAGCAGAGTGGTCAGTGTGACTCCTGTCTAA